In the genome of Oscarella lobularis chromosome 1, ooOscLobu1.1, whole genome shotgun sequence, one region contains:
- the LOC136194465 gene encoding uncharacterized protein in vnfD 5'region-like produces MIQLVRQMTQWRSVSAARRWIPWGAGRPDPPSRVSIASDSRTCSFSFPGKARLPMPSRHLSYLTPGMQPTQQQKKYFSSVFKGDKQRKVLKGQRFTAVSEEGCIYVDKTPLIKRLLKEAHRGTGVFVNRPRGFGKSLLVSTLEECFKGNKEAFRGTAIYNDPEVKWEKWPVIKFDMSRLEGSTLEEIESSLVNLLFDIAEDKGVKIPTRGSKPIPISMMIRRLLNETYDKEGKELIVLVDDYDSPIVSNWVEGKEKLAAECEHLLWDFYTQLKAASGIIRLRFLTGISRLPKLSLRCRLTDLIYIDDDPHLGAILGFTREEVKSTYSPEVKVTADELKMTEDELLDAITQYYGGYNWNDDNLPACQVHNPYSINEFFTRKLFLRYSTEWPTLLRRAADSFDFVRFADLLSGEAPYSGFFSLQNPYLYDHDIRFLLWDYGIFRRRRSAEKGLGIPFTNEEVREHFSEHVAHCYGNPPISRNMSIMLMALLNGDIPLFAAAFAALVENIPADDTKWKERGDDEAMRRKERFYESMYVAALQLFAPNSSYVGSREVLEGNVRPDLVFISPECSMVFEFEKDPERVDEGLERIEEKEYIPKYGEYLKMKMREARNMEELQEWGEILKKWESVPKWGIGINVSLDEKKKMVTKATSIAKEFPF; encoded by the exons ATGATCCAGTTAGTGCGACAGATGACGCAGTGGAGAAGTGTCTCGGCGGCCCGACGTTGGATTCCTTGGGGTGCAGGTCGCCCCGATCCGCCGTCACGTGTCAGCATAGCGTCAGATTCGCGCACGTGTTC cTTTTCGTTTCCAGGAAAGGCCCGCTTGCCTATGCCATCGCGTCATCTCTCATATTTGACTCCAG gaatGCAACCGActcagcagcagaagaaatatttctcCTCTGTTTTCAAAGGCGACAAGCAGAGAAAAGTACTGAAGGGTCAGAGATTTACTGCTGTGTCTGAGGAAGGCTGCATCTACGTTGATAAAACGCCTCTCATCAAACGTCTCCTCAAGGAGGCCCACCGCGGCACTGGAGTCTTTGTGAATCGACCTCGTGGCTTCGGAAAGAGTCTTCTTGTGAGCACCTTGGAGGAATGtttcaaaggaaacaaagaagcgtttcgagGAACGGCAATTTACAATGATCCGGAGGTGAAGTGGGAGAAATGGCCCGTTATCAAGTTCGATATGAGTCGACTCGAAGGGTCTACGTTAGAGGAAATCGAGTCATCTTTAGTCAATTTG TTGTTTGACATTGCTGAGGATAAGGGAGTCAAAATTCCTACTCGTGGATCAAAGCCTATTCCTATATCAATGATGATTCGCCGATTGTTAAACGAAACTTATGATAAGGAAGGAAAGGAACTTATTGTCCTCGTTGATGACTACGATTCACCAATTGTGTCCAATTGGGTCGAAGGTAAAGAGAAGTTGGCGGCAGAGTGTGAACATCTTCTGTGGGACTTCTACACACAACTCAAAGCGGCCTCTGGTATCATCCGACTACGCTTTTTGACTGGAATCTCCCGCTTGCCAAAACTGAGTTTGCGTTGCCGCTTGACTGACCTAATATATATTGACGATGATCCCCATCTTGGCGCGATTCTTGGATTCACTCGAGAAGAAGTAAAATCGACGTATTCTCCTGAAGTTAAGGTTACTGCAGATGAGCTCAAGATGACAGAGGATGAATTATTAGATGCAATCACGCAATATTACGGCGGTTACAATTGGAACGATGATAATCTTCCTGCCTGTCAAGTTCATAATCCATATTCGATCAACGAGTTTTTCACTCGGAAACTATTTCTCCGTTACTCAACGGAGTGGCCTACGCTACTACGACGTGCCGCcgattcttttgattttgttcGTTTCGCTGATTTACTGAGCGGAGAAGCGCCGTACAGcggctttttctctttgcagaACCCATACTTGTATGATCACGACATACGGTTTCTACTTTGGGACTATGGTATTTtccggcgtcggcgttctGCTGAGAAGGGATTGGGCATTCCTTTCACAAATGAGGAAGTGCGAGAGCACTTCTCTGAACATGTGGCTCACTGCTACGGAAATCCGCCTATTAGCAGGAATATGAGTATCATGCTGATGGCTCTGTTAAATGGAGATATTCCTCTATTTGCAGCAGCATTTGCCGCTTTGGTGGAGAACATTCCGGCTGATGATACGAAATGGAAAGAAAGAGGCGACGATGAAGCAATGCGACGAAAGGAGAGATTCTATGAGTCAATGTACGTTGCTGCTCTGCAACTTTTCGCTCCGAATTCTTCTTATGTGGGATCCCGAGAGGTTCTCGAAGGAAACGTTAGACCGGACTTGGTCTTCATTTCGCCAGAATGCTCAATGGTATTTGAATTCGAAAAGGATCCCGAGCGTGTCGACGAGGGACTCGAGCGAatagaggagaaggaataCATTCCGAAGTACGGAGAATatttaaaaatgaaaatgagaGAGGCAAGGAATATGGAAGAACTCCAGGAGTGGGGAGAGATATTGAAGAAATGGGAGTCCGTTCCTAAATGGGGAATTGGAATCAACGTCAGCTtagatgaaaagaaaaaaatggtAACCAAGGCAACCTCGATAGCTAAGGAATTCCCGTTCTGA